In one window of Helianthus annuus cultivar XRQ/B chromosome 17, HanXRQr2.0-SUNRISE, whole genome shotgun sequence DNA:
- the LOC110923811 gene encoding zinc finger protein ZAT11 yields the protein MSMSIEMEKMVTGSSSTNGTFECKTCGKRFQSFQALGGHQGIHRKVDHVNERTLLTLNILAPKAALHRCKICMKEFETGPALGGHMTRHRLQKDLDKEVVEGGGLMLIAAEAQLEAEERHYMELMLAAKEWRLFM from the coding sequence ATGTCCATGAGTATAGAGATGGAGAAAATGGTTACAGGTTCTTCTAGCACTAATGGTACTTTCGAATGCAAAACATGTGGAAAAAGATTTCAAAGTTTTCAAGCACTCGGCGGCCACCAGGGAATCCACAGGAAGGTTGATCACGTTAACGAAAGAACCTTGTTAACTCTGAATATCTTGGCTCCAAAGGCAGCGTTGCACCGATGCAAGATTTGCATGAAGGAGTTTGAGACGGGGCCTGCGTTGGGCGGCCACATGACGCGCCACAGGCTTCAAAAAGATTTGGACAAGGAGGTGGTGGAGGGTGGCGGTTTGATGCTGATAGCGGCCGAAGCGCAGTTGGAGGCTGAGGAACGGCATTATATGGAGTTGATGTTGGCGGCGAAAGAATGGCGACTGTTTATGTGA